A region of Arabidopsis thaliana chromosome 5, partial sequence DNA encodes the following proteins:
- a CDS encoding U5 small nuclear ribonucleoprotein helicase (U5 small nuclear ribonucleoprotein helicase; FUNCTIONS IN: in 6 functions; EXPRESSED IN: 24 plant structures; EXPRESSED DURING: 13 growth stages; CONTAINS InterPro DOMAIN/s: ATPase, AAA+ type, core (InterPro:IPR003593), DNA/RNA helicase, DEAD/DEAH box type, N-terminal (InterPro:IPR011545), Sec63 domain (InterPro:IPR004179), Sec63 domain, subgroup (InterPro:IPR018127), DEAD-like helicase, N-terminal (InterPro:IPR014001), DNA/RNA helicase, C-terminal (InterPro:IPR001650), Helicase, superfamily 1/2, ATP-binding domain (InterPro:IPR014021); BEST Arabidopsis thaliana protein match is: U5 small nuclear ribonucleoprotein helicase, putative (TAIR:AT1G20960.2).), with protein MVHNSPCNKHKTTSISWTRILAGRCTGLFVQVSNRRRFRTQAIAFFLGEPTRGENTTEEKNPKRHKYRDFVMLVQLPRLTSSLREPFDIDQAYLRRKTILQTLNKPRSSGNRLDESDLAKRIVHQWEGASLEVRQAYKQFIGAVVELIDREVPSDEFREVAFSAYRLFNNPVEEDDSDINDNISISGKKLELQNLVGHAVSDANVKNVASFAQALYSIQPTHQSETYADEVNGGAEFGADLVFNLPARFLVEASLDETGFVDVESNDAHTSFSEGWSGVSDTKNNLSAGKFNLSWLRDACGRMVRETNSQLSREELAMAICRFLDSDKPGEEIAGDLLDLVGDGAFETVQDLIMHRKEIVDAIHHGQMILKSDKAASNTQSRMPTYGTQVTVQTESAKQIEKLRRKEEKKNKRNADLGLESEISEANFSSLLEASEKKTAFEDLIGSGEANSLALALPQGTVRKHLKGYEEVFIPPTPTAQMKPGEKLIEIKELDDFAQAAFHGYKSLNRIQSRIFQTVYHTNENILVCAPTGAGKTNIAMISVLHEIKQHFRDGYLHKNEFKIVYVAPMKALAAEVTSAFSRRLAPLNMVVKELTGDMQLTKTELEETQMIVTTPEKWDVITRKSSDMSMSMLVKLLIIDEVHLLNDDRGAVIEALVARTLRQVESTQTMIRIVGLSATLPSYLQVAQFLRVNTDTGLFYFDSSYRPVPLAQQYIGITEHNFAARNELLNEICYKKVVDSIKQGHQAMIFVHSRKDTSKTAEKLVDLARQYETLDLFTNETHPQFQLMKKDVMKSRNKDLVKFFEAGFGIHHAGMLRSDRTLTERLFSDGLLKVLVCTATLAWGVNLPAHTVVIKGTQLYDAKAGGWKDLGMLDVMQIFGRAGRPQFDKSGEGIIITSHDKLAYYLRLLTSQLPIESQFISSLKDNLNAEVVLGTVTNVKEACAWLGYTYLSIRMKLNPLAYGIGWEEIIADPSLSLKQRALVADAARSLDKAKMMRFDEKSGNFYCTELGRVASHFYIQYSSVETYNEMLKRHMNESEIINMVAHSSEFENIVVREEEQHELETLARSCCPLEVKGGPSNKHGKISILIQLYISRGSIDAFSLVSDASYISASLARIMRALFEICLRKGWCEMTLFMLEYCKAVDRQLWPHQHPLRQFERDLPSDILRKLEERRDDLDHLYEMEEKEIGALIRYNPGGRLVKQHLGYFPSIQLAATVSPITRTVLKVDLLITPNFIWKDRFHGTALRWWILIEDTENDYIYHSDLFTLTKRMARGEPQKLSFTVPIFEPHPPQYYVHAVSDSWLHAETYFTISFHNLALPEARTSHTELLDLKPLPVTSLGNKLYESLYKFSHFNPIQTQIFHVLYHTDNNVLVGAPTGSGKTISAELAMLRLFSTQPDMKVVYIAPLKAIVRERMNDWKKHLVAPLGKEMVEMTGDYTPDLVALLSADIIISTPEKWDGISRNWHTRSYVKKVGLVILDEIHLLGADRGPILEVIVSRMRYISSQTERSVRFVGLSTALANAGDLADWLGVGEIGLFNFKPSVRPVPIEVHIQGYPGKYYCPRMNSMNKPAYAAICTHSPTKPVLIFVSSRRQTRLTALDLIQFAASDEHPRQFLSVSEEDLQMVLSQITDQNLRHTLQFGIGLHHAGLNDHDRSAVEELFTNNKIQVLVSTSTLAWGVNLPAHLVIIKGTEYFDGKTKRYVDFPLTEILQMMGRAGRPQFDQHGKAVILVHEPKKSFYKKFLYEPFPVESSLKEKLHDHFNAEIVSGTIGNKEDAVHYLTWTYLFRRLMANPAYYGLEGTQDETICSYLSRLVQTTFEDLEDSGCLKVNEDSVEPTMLGTIASQYYLCYMTVSMFGSNIGPDTSLEAFLHILAGASEYDELPVRHNEENYNKTLSDRVRYPVDNNHLDDPHVKANLLFQAHFSQLALPISDYNTDLKSVLDQSIRILQAMIDICANSGWLSSSLTCMRLLQMVMQGMWSDQDSSLWMIPCMNDLLLGSLTARGIHTLHQLLNLPRETLQSVTENFPASRLSQDLQRFPRIQMNVRLQKKDSDGKKKPSTLEIRLEKTSKRNSSRALAPRFPKVKDEAWWLVLGDTSTSELFAVKRVSFTGRLITRMELPPNITSFQDTKLILVSDCYLGFEQEHSIEQLARRG; from the exons ATGGTCCACAACTCCCCATGTAATAAACATAAAACGACGTCGATTTCGTGGACCCGTATCTTAGCGGGTCGGTGTACGGGCCTATTTGTTCAAGTATCTAACCGACGCCGTTTTAGAACGCAAGCGATCGCCTTCTTCCTCGGAGAGCCGACCAGAGGTGAAAACACCACAGAGGAGAAGAATCCTAAACGACACAAGTACAGGGATTTTGTCATGTTAGTTCAGCTTCCTCGCTTGACAAGCTCTCTTAGAGAGCCTTTCGACATCGATCAGGCTTACCTTCGCCGCAAAACTATACTCCAAACTCTTAATAAGCCTCGCAG CTCCGGTAATCGCCTTGATGAATCTGACCTTGCTAAGAGGATAGTTCATCAATGGGAAGGAG CTTCTCTCGAAGTGCGACAAGCATACAAGCAGTTTATTGGAGCTGTAGTGGAATTGATTGATCGGGAAGTTCCATCAGATGAGTTTCGCGAGGTTGCTTTTTCCGCTTATCGTCTGTTTAACAATCCAGTGGAGGAAGATGATAGTGATATCAATGATAATATAAGCATTTCCGGGAAGAA GTTAGAGTTGCAAAATCTTGTCGGGCATGCTGTCTCAGATGCTAATGTAAAAAACGTGGCCTCCTTTGCTCAGGCACTTTACTCAATACAGCCTACTCATCAGTCTGAGACATATGCTGATGAAGTTAATGGGGGAGCTGAGTTTGGTGCCGACCTTGTTTTCAATCTACCAGCTCGTTTTTTGGTGGAAGCATCTCTTGACGAAACTGGGTTTGTGGATGTAGAAAGCAATGATGCTCATACATCGTTTTCTGAAGGATGGAGTGGTGTTAGCGACACGAAAAATAATCTCAGTGCAGGAAAATTCAATTTAAGTTGGCTAAGAGATGCATGTGGTCGGATGGTTAGAGAAACCAATTCACAACTTTCCCGTGAAGAATTGGCTATGGCTATATGCAGATTTCTGGATTCGGATAAACCCGGTGAGGAG ATAGCTGGGGATCTGCTGGATCTTGTTGGGGATGGTGCATTTGAGACTGTTCAAGACCTTATTATG CATCGGAAAGAAATTGTTGATGCTATCCATCATGGCCAAATGATTCTCAAGTCTGACAAAGCAGCTTCAAACACCCAATCTCGGATGCCTACCTATGGAACACAG GTTACTGTTCAAACAGAGTCTGCAAAGCAAATTGAAAAACTTCGGCGTaaggaggaaaagaaaaataaacgaAATGCTGATCTTGGTTTAGAGAGTGAAATATCAGAGGccaatttttcttctttacttgaGGCAAGTGAAAAGAAGACTGCATTTGAGGATCTGATTGGGTCTGGAGAAGCGAATTCTCTTGCACTTGCCCTTCCCCAAGGTACTGTAAGGAAGCACTTAAAAGGATATGAGGAAGTGTTTATCCCGCCAACCCCTACTGCACAAATGAAACCTGGCGAGAAGCTG ATTGAGATAAAAGAGTTAGATGACTTTGCTCAAGCTGCTTTTCATGGTTACAAGTCTTTAAACCGTATTCAGAGTCGCATATTTCAGACAGTTTACCACACCAATGAGAATATATTG GTCTGTGCTCCAACAGGAGCTGGTAAAACAAATATAGCTATGATTTCTGTTCTACATGAG ATCAAACAACACTTCAGGGATGGCTACTTGCACAAAAATGAGTTTAAGATTGTTTATGTAGCTCCTATGAAG GCGTTAGCAGCAGAGGTCACGTCAGCATTTAGCCGTCGTCTAGCTCCATTAAATATGGTTGTGAAGGAGCTTACAGGGGATATGCAACTCACGAAGACTGAACTTGAAGAAACTCAG ATGATAGTGACAACACCAGAGAAATGGGATGTCATTACTCGCAAAAGCAGTGACATGTCAATGTCAATGCTAGTAAAACTATTGATCATTGATGAAGTGCATCTTCTGAATGATGATAGAGGTGCAGTGATAGAGGCGCTAGTTGCTCGGACCCTCCGTCAG GTGGAGTCAACTCAGACAATGATAAGAATTGTAGGCCTGTCAGCCACTTTACCTAGCTACCTACAG GTTGCTCAGTTTCTACGAGTGAATACAGACACTGGCCTATTCTATTTTGATTCAAGTTATCGCCCAGTTCCCTTAGCTCAACAATACATAGGCATCACTGAGCATAACTTTGCTGCTAGAAACGAATTATTAAATGAGATATGCTACAAAAAG GTTGTTGATTCAATTAAACAAGGTCATCAAGCAATGATATTTGTTCATTCCCGAAAAGACACTTCAAAAACAGCTGAGAAACTG GTTGATCTTGCCCGGCAATATGAAACTCTGGATTTGTTCACGAATGAGACTCATCCTCAATTTCAACTGATGAAG AAAGACGTTATGAAGTCCAGAAATAAGGATCTTGTCAAATTCTTTGAAGCTGGCTTCGGAATTCATCATGCTGGGATGTTGAGATCTGATAGAACACTTACGGAGAGGCTGTTTTCTGATGGTCTCTTGAAG GTGCTTGTTTGCACTGCAACTCTTGCGTGGGGTGTAAATCTGCCTGCACACACAGTCGTAATTAAG GGAACACAATTGTATGATGCCAAGGCTGGTGGGTGGAAAGACTTGGGAATGCTTGATGTCATGCAG ATCTTTGGAAGGGCAGGGAGACCACAATTTGATAAGAGTGGTGAGGGAATTATCATCACATCCCATGACAAGCTGGCATACTATCTCCGGCTGCTGACTAGTCAGCTTCCCATAGAAAGTCAG TTCATAAGCTCCTTGAAAGATAACTTAAACGCAGAAGTGGTTTTGGGAACTGTAACTAATGTAAAGGAAGCCTGTGCTTGGCTTGGATATACATATTTGTCAATTCGGATGAAGTTAAATCCTTTGGCTTATGGCATTGGATGGGAAGAG ATAATTGCCGATCCTTCTTTATCCTTGAAGCAACGAGCCCTTGTTGCTGATGCTGCCCGTTCACTGGACAAAGCTAAGATGATGAGGTTCGATGAGAAAAGTGGAAACTTTTACTGTACCGAGCTTGGACGGGTTGCAAGTCACTTCTATATTCAATATTCTAGTGTTGAAACATACAACGAAATGTTGAAGCGGCACATGAATGAAAGCGAG ATAATTAATATGGTTGCCCATTCTTctgaatttgaaaatattgtgGTAAGAGAGGAAGAGCAGCATGAACTTGAGACTCTTGCACGCTCTTGCTGTCCCTTAGAAGTTAAGGGAGGCCCTTCTAACAAACATGGAAAAATTTCGATTCTTATTCAG TTGTACATATCCCGTGGATCAATTGATGCATTTTCTCTGGTCTCTGATGCTTCATACATTAGTGCTAGTTTAGCACGTATAATGCGTGCTCTGTTTGAAATATGCTTGCGAAAAGGCTGGTGTGAGATGACTTTATTTATGTTGGAATACTGCAAGGCAGTTGATCGTCAACTATGGCCTCATCAGCATCCTCTTCGGCAATTCGAAAGGGATCTGCCTTCTGAT ATATTAAGAAAACTTGAAGAGCGAAGGGATGACTTAGACCATTTGTATGAGATGGAGGAAAAGGAAATTGGAGCGCTGATTCGTTATAATCCTGGGGGAAGG TTGGTCAAGCAGCATCTAGGATATTTTCCTTCAATTCAGTTGGCAGCTACTGTTAGTCCAATCACCCGCACTGTATTGAAG GTGGATTTGCTTATAACTCCAAATTTCATATGGAAGGATCGTTTTCATGGTACTGCTCTTCGTTGGTGGATTCTCATTGAG GACACAGAGAATGATTATATCTATCACTCAGATCTTTTCACACTAACGAAGCGGATGGCTAGAGGGGAACCACAGAAGCTTTCTTTTACCGTACCGATATTTGAACCACACCCACCACAATACTATGTTCATGCGGTTTCTGATTCTTGGTTGCATGCAGAGACTTACTTCACAATCTCTTTTCACAATCTTGCACTACCAGAG GCGCGGACGTCTCACACAGAGCTTTTAGACTTAAAACCTCTTCCTGTGACTTCTCTTGGGAATAAGTTGTATGAATCGCTTTACAaattttcacatttcaatccaATACAGACTCAG ATTTTTCATGTGTTATATCACACAGACAACAATGTTCTTGTAGGAGCTCCAACTGGAAGTGGGAAAACTATATCTGCTGAACTTGCAATGTTGCGTCTCTTCAGTACCCAGCCTGATATGAAG GTTGTTTACATAGCACCACTGAAGGCTATTGTTCGAGAAAGGATGAATGATTGGAAAAAGCATCTTGTTGCTCCACTTGGAAAAGAAATG GTTGAAATGACTGGAGATTACACTCCAGATTTAGTAGCTCTCTTGTCCGCGGACATCATCATATCTACCCCTGAAAAATGGGATGGCATTAGTCGTAATTGGCATACTCGAAGTTATGtcaaaaag GTCGGCCTTGTTATTTTGGATGAGATTCACTTGCTTGGAGCCGACAGAGGACCGATTCTTGAG GTTATTGTATCTAGGATGAGATATATATCATCACAGACAGAGCGCTCCGTCCGGTTTGTTGGGCTTTCTACAGCTCTGGCAAATGCAGG TGATTTGGCTGACTGGTTGGGTGTTGGGGAGATCGgacttttcaattttaaaccaAGCGTCAGGCCTGTACCAATTGAAGTTCATATTCAG GGTTATCCTGGAAAGTATTACTGCCCAAGGATGAATAGCATGAACAAGCCAGCATATGCAGCCATATGTACTCATTCACCTACGAAACCTgttcttatctttgtttcatcCCGTAGGCAGACAAGGCTTACTGCATTGGATCTTATTCAG TTTGCTGCCTCCGACGAACATCCGCGGCAATTTCTGAGTGTGTCAGAGGAAGACTTGCAGATGGTCCTCTCACAGATAACTGATCAAAACCTTCGACATACGTTGCAATTCGGCATCGGACTGCATCATGCAGGTTTAAACGACCACGATAGATCTGCAGTCGAAGAGCTTTTCACGAACAACAAGATTCAG GTTTTGGTCTCAACAAGTACCTTGGCATGGGGAGTGAACCTACCAGCTCACTTAGTTATTATAAAG GGAACAGAATATTTCGACGGGAAAACCAAAAGATATGTTGACTTCCCTCTTACAGAGATCTTGCAAATGATGGGACGTGCAGGGCGACCACAGTTTGACCAACATGGGAAAGCGGTTATTCTTGTACATGAACCTaaaaaaagcttttacaaAAAG TTCTTGTACGAACCATTCCCCGTAGAAAGTAGTTTGAAAGAGAAGCTGCACGATCACTTCAATGCGGAAATCGTCTCTGGAACAATAGGCAACAAAGAAGATGCAGTGCATTATCTTACATGGACGTATTTGTTTCGTAGACTG ATGGCTAATCCTGCTTACTATGGGCTAGAAGGTACTCAAGACGAAACAATCTGTTCCTACTTATCAAG ATTGGTGCAAACCACATTTGAGGATCTTGAAGACAGTGGTTGCCTCAAAGTAAATGAAGATAGTGTGGAGCCTACGATGCTGGGTACAATAGCGTCACAGTATTACCTTTGCTACATGACCGTGTCTATGTTTGGCTCTAATATAGGTCCTGACACATCGCTTGAA GCATTTTTGCATATCTTGGCTGGTGCTTCTGAGTATGATGAACTTCCTGTGCGGCACAATGAG gaaaattacaataaaacaCTGTCAGATAGAGTTCGGTATCCCGTGGATAATAACCATCTAGATGATCCTCATGTGAAAGCGAATCTGCTCTTCCAG GCACATTTTTCTCAATTGGCACTTCCAATCAGTGATTATAACACGGATTTAAAGTCAGTACTGGATCAAAGCATTCGGATCCTCCAGGCCATGATTGATATCTGCGCAAACAGTGGATGGCTCTCAAGCTCACTGACGTGTATGCGCCTTTTGCAAATGGTCATGCAG GGCATGTGGTCTGATCAAGATTCGTCATTATGGATGATCCCATGCATGAATGACCTTCTTCTAGGATCTCTGACCGCAAGAGGGATTCACACGCTACATCAGCTATTAAATCTTCCAAGGGAAACTCTACAAAGTGTAACCGAAAACTTCCCTGCATCAAGATTATCTCAG GATCTCCAACGATTCCCACGGATCCAAATGAATGTGAGACTCCAAAAGAAGGATTCCGATGGCAAGAAAAAGCCTTCAACGCTGGAAATCAGATTGGAAAAGACATCAAAGAGGAATAGCTCGAGGGCATTGGCCCCTCGATTCCCAAAG GTGAAAGACGAAGCGTGGTGGTTGGTTCTTGGTGATACTTCAACTTCTGAGCTCTTTGCTGTGAAGAGAGTTTCGTTCACTGGTCGTCTGATCACACGCATGGAGTTACCTCCCAATATAACCTCTTTTCAG GATACGAAACTCATCTTAGTTTCGGATTGTTATTTGGGGTTTGAACAAGAACACTCCATTGAACAACTTGCACGACGCGGATGA